One window of the Mycobacterium xenopi genome contains the following:
- a CDS encoding zinc-binding alcohol dehydrogenase family protein: protein MASGPTTTTMSAWRVRRPGPMETGPLERVTTEVPRPGPAELLVAVRACGVCRTDLHVAEGDLPVHRKHVTPGHEVVGEVVEVGPDAKDTFAVGDRVGIAWLRHTCGVCKYCRRGNENLCPESRYTGWDADGGYAEFATVPAAYAHQLPSGYSDTELAPLLCAGIIGYRALLRAELPSGGRLGLYGFGGSAHITAQVALAQGAEVHVMTRGVRARELALELGAASAQDAGDPPPVPLDAAILFAPVGDLVLPALQALDRGGTLAIAGIHLSDIPPLNYQRHLFQERQIRSVTSNTRADARAFLDFAGQHHIAVTTPEYPLAQADRALSDLSAGRIAGAAVLLV from the coding sequence ATGGCATCAGGGCCGACCACAACGACGATGAGCGCGTGGCGGGTCCGTCGACCCGGGCCGATGGAAACGGGCCCGCTGGAGCGTGTTACCACCGAGGTGCCGCGGCCTGGGCCGGCCGAATTGTTGGTGGCCGTGCGTGCGTGCGGGGTGTGTCGCACCGACCTGCACGTGGCAGAGGGTGATCTGCCCGTGCACCGCAAACATGTGACGCCGGGCCACGAGGTGGTGGGGGAGGTTGTCGAGGTGGGGCCGGACGCCAAAGACACGTTCGCGGTAGGAGATCGGGTCGGCATCGCGTGGCTGCGTCACACCTGCGGGGTATGCAAATACTGTCGCCGGGGCAACGAAAACTTGTGCCCGGAGTCGCGCTACACCGGTTGGGACGCCGACGGTGGTTATGCTGAATTCGCCACTGTCCCAGCGGCTTACGCCCATCAGTTGCCCAGCGGCTACAGCGACACCGAACTTGCTCCGCTGTTGTGCGCAGGCATCATCGGGTATCGCGCATTGTTGCGCGCCGAACTGCCGTCCGGTGGCCGCCTCGGGCTCTACGGATTCGGCGGCAGCGCACACATCACCGCTCAGGTCGCGCTGGCACAAGGCGCCGAAGTCCATGTGATGACACGGGGCGTGCGCGCCCGGGAACTGGCGCTGGAACTCGGCGCCGCATCGGCGCAAGACGCCGGCGACCCGCCGCCAGTGCCACTGGATGCGGCCATCCTGTTCGCTCCGGTCGGCGATTTGGTGCTGCCGGCCCTGCAGGCCCTGGATCGTGGTGGCACGTTGGCGATCGCCGGGATCCACCTCAGCGATATCCCACCACTCAACTACCAGCGCCACCTATTCCAGGAACGCCAGATCCGTTCGGTCACCTCCAATACCCGCGCCGACGCGCGCGCGTTTCTGGATTTCGCGGGGCAGCATCACATCGCGGTGACGACGCCGGAATACCCGCTAGCACAAGCTGATCGAGCATTGTCGGATCTCAGCGCCGGCCGCATCGCCGGGGCCGCAGTGCTGCTGGTGTAG
- a CDS encoding GlsB/YeaQ/YmgE family stress response membrane protein, with protein sequence MVLHIIWMIILGLIVGFIARLIVPGRQPMGWIATALLGIAGSYVGGTLGSMVFAPHHFDIHPPIKHSFLGALIGAVILLLIYKLVTSRTRTL encoded by the coding sequence GTGGTCCTGCACATCATCTGGATGATCATCCTCGGTCTCATCGTCGGCTTCATCGCGCGGCTTATCGTGCCCGGCAGGCAGCCCATGGGCTGGATCGCCACAGCGCTACTCGGCATCGCGGGTAGTTACGTCGGCGGCACGCTGGGCAGCATGGTATTCGCGCCCCACCACTTCGACATCCACCCACCGATCAAGCACTCGTTCCTCGGGGCGCTGATAGGCGCAGTCATCTTGCTGTTGATCTACAAGCTCGTCACGTCACGCACACGAACTTTGTAG
- a CDS encoding alanine and proline-rich secreted protein Apa, whose product MKQGDPNQTRHRGVAAALAIAALTGAGAITVAVPAATANADPPPAPPSTNAPAPPPADPAAAPSATDPNAAPAADPNAAEAGRVNNVAGGFSYVIPAGWVESDASHLDYGSALLSKETGQPPSPGQPPPVANDTRIVLGRLDQKLYASAEPDNAKAATRLGSDMGEFFMPYPGTRINQESTPLSGNGVSGSASYYEVKFSDTSKPNGQIWTGVVGPSASGNRQGAQQNQQNQRWFVVWLGTANNPVDKTAAKVLAESIRPWTPPPAPAAPAPAAPAPAAPAPAAPAAPGAPPPNAPAQPNQAPAGTPAGAPAPAASLST is encoded by the coding sequence ATGAAGCAGGGGGATCCGAACCAAACACGCCACAGGGGCGTCGCGGCGGCGCTGGCGATCGCGGCGCTGACCGGTGCCGGCGCCATCACAGTTGCGGTGCCCGCGGCCACGGCAAACGCCGATCCACCGCCCGCTCCGCCGAGCACCAACGCCCCGGCACCCCCGCCAGCGGATCCGGCCGCAGCTCCGTCGGCAACCGATCCCAACGCCGCGCCCGCGGCAGATCCCAACGCAGCCGAGGCCGGCCGGGTCAACAATGTCGCCGGTGGCTTCAGCTACGTCATTCCCGCGGGCTGGGTGGAATCGGATGCCAGCCATCTCGACTACGGGTCGGCGCTGCTCAGCAAGGAGACTGGCCAACCGCCCTCGCCGGGTCAGCCGCCGCCGGTCGCCAACGACACCCGCATCGTGCTCGGCCGACTGGATCAAAAGCTCTACGCCAGCGCCGAACCCGACAACGCTAAGGCCGCAACCCGGCTGGGCTCGGACATGGGGGAGTTCTTCATGCCGTACCCCGGGACCCGGATCAACCAGGAAAGCACCCCGCTCAGCGGCAACGGTGTGTCCGGCAGCGCCTCCTATTACGAGGTGAAGTTCTCCGACACCAGCAAGCCGAACGGTCAGATCTGGACGGGCGTGGTCGGTCCGTCCGCATCCGGCAACCGACAAGGGGCGCAGCAAAACCAGCAGAATCAGCGGTGGTTCGTGGTGTGGCTCGGCACCGCGAACAACCCGGTGGACAAGACCGCCGCTAAGGTGCTGGCCGAGTCGATTCGCCCATGGACGCCTCCGCCGGCTCCGGCAGCCCCGGCACCCGCTGCTCCAGCTCCGGCAGCCCCGGCACCCGCTGCTCCAGCGGCGCCGGGGGCCCCACCTCCCAACGCGCCTGCGCAGCCCAATCAGGCGCCCGCGGGGACTCCGGCCGGCGCACCCGCCCCGGCAGCCTCGCTTTCGACCTGA
- a CDS encoding ABC transporter permease: MAFVASPLVAIAVKVDWPHFWSLITSPSSKTALLLSVKTATASTALCILFGVPMALVLARSTASLVRLLRPLVLLPLVLPPVVGGIALLYAFGRLGLIGRYLEAAGIHIAFTTAAVVLAQTFVSLPFLVIALEGAARTAGSDYELVAATLGARPSAVWWRVTLPLLMPGLVSGAVLAFARSLGEFGATLTFAGSRQGVTRTLPLEIYLQRVTDANAAVALSILLVAVAALVVLGIGTRRLTGAGVAP, from the coding sequence ATGGCGTTCGTGGCGTCGCCGCTGGTGGCGATCGCCGTCAAGGTGGATTGGCCACACTTTTGGTCATTGATTACCAGCCCTTCGTCCAAGACCGCCCTGCTGTTGAGCGTCAAGACCGCTACCGCCAGCACCGCGCTGTGCATTCTGTTCGGGGTGCCGATGGCCCTCGTGCTGGCCCGCAGCACGGCGTCGCTGGTGCGGCTGTTGCGGCCCCTGGTGTTGTTGCCGCTGGTGCTGCCACCGGTGGTCGGTGGTATCGCGTTGCTGTACGCGTTCGGCCGGCTCGGGTTGATCGGGCGCTACTTAGAGGCCGCCGGCATCCACATCGCGTTCACCACCGCCGCGGTGGTGCTGGCGCAAACCTTTGTCTCGTTGCCGTTTCTCGTGATCGCGCTGGAAGGTGCGGCCCGCACCGCGGGCAGCGACTATGAGCTCGTTGCAGCGACATTGGGGGCCCGGCCCAGCGCGGTGTGGTGGCGGGTGACGCTGCCGCTGCTGATGCCCGGCCTGGTGTCCGGGGCAGTCCTCGCGTTCGCCCGTTCGCTGGGCGAGTTCGGCGCGACGTTGACGTTCGCCGGTTCCCGGCAAGGGGTCACCCGGACACTGCCGCTGGAGATCTATCTGCAGCGAGTCACTGACGCCAACGCGGCGGTGGCGTTGTCGATCCTGCTGGTGGCGGTGGCCGCACTGGTGGTGCTGGGGATCGGCACCCGGCGGCTGACCGGAGCCGGCGTCGCACCATGA
- the modA gene encoding molybdate ABC transporter substrate-binding protein has translation MRRKLVLAGLASMLLVAGLTGCRSTAPSTSPTTQSSPSAAKPLLVFAAASLRPTFDTIAARFKAENPGATVDITYAGSSELATQLTQGASADVFASADTAQMDKVATAGLLAGKPVNFASNTLVIVTAPGNPKQVESFADLTKPGLDVVVCQQPVPCGAATLRIENTTGVHLNPASEEPNVTDVLNKVTSGQADAGLVYLTDAINAGTKVTTVSVPEAAAARNVYPIAVLQRSLQAQLAQKFVDTVTGETGQKALHQAGFAKP, from the coding sequence ATGCGGCGGAAATTGGTGCTGGCGGGTTTGGCGTCCATGCTGCTGGTGGCGGGGCTGACGGGATGCCGCTCGACGGCACCGTCCACTTCGCCCACCACACAGTCGTCGCCGTCGGCGGCGAAGCCGCTTCTCGTGTTCGCCGCCGCATCCCTGCGACCGACGTTCGACACGATCGCAGCGCGGTTCAAGGCAGAGAACCCCGGAGCCACCGTCGATATCACTTACGCAGGTTCCTCGGAACTGGCGACCCAGTTGACCCAGGGCGCGAGCGCCGACGTCTTCGCCTCCGCCGACACCGCGCAAATGGACAAGGTCGCCACGGCCGGACTGCTGGCCGGCAAGCCGGTCAATTTCGCCTCGAACACACTGGTCATCGTCACCGCCCCGGGCAATCCCAAGCAGGTCGAGTCGTTCGCCGATCTCACCAAGCCGGGGCTCGACGTGGTGGTATGCCAGCAGCCGGTGCCCTGCGGCGCCGCCACCCTGCGCATCGAGAACACCACCGGCGTGCATCTCAACCCGGCCAGCGAGGAACCCAACGTCACCGACGTCCTCAACAAGGTCACCAGCGGTCAGGCCGACGCCGGGCTGGTTTACCTCACCGACGCGATCAACGCCGGCACGAAGGTGACAACGGTGAGCGTCCCCGAAGCAGCCGCGGCGCGAAACGTCTATCCCATCGCGGTGCTGCAACGTTCGCTGCAAGCGCAGCTGGCGCAGAAGTTCGTCGACACGGTGACTGGTGAGACAGGTCAGAAAGCCCTGCACCAAGCGGGCTTTGCCAAACCCTGA